One region of Estrella lausannensis genomic DNA includes:
- a CDS encoding TetR/AcrR family transcriptional regulator, with product MQKRSDQKIETKRMILEAAIRLFGQRGILNTKTAAVAQEAGVAHGSVFLHFKTRSELVIAAVDQVAVHLSAKFSSLKECSNLKDFLTTHLEALKEWEDFYRWLIIESPLLEEEIGHRLVFLRSGISAYFRSALPKDPVNEPSFLFNTWMALLHYYLIERALFVKDKPFIEHGGEELVNRYLKLIHNKETR from the coding sequence ATGCAAAAAAGAAGCGACCAAAAAATTGAAACAAAACGGATGATCTTGGAGGCGGCGATCCGCCTCTTCGGCCAGAGAGGGATCCTGAACACAAAAACGGCCGCCGTTGCCCAGGAGGCGGGTGTGGCCCACGGCAGCGTCTTCTTGCACTTCAAAACAAGAAGCGAATTGGTGATTGCCGCCGTAGACCAAGTCGCAGTCCATCTCTCTGCAAAATTTTCGAGCCTAAAAGAGTGCTCGAATCTGAAGGACTTCCTGACCACCCACTTGGAAGCCTTGAAAGAGTGGGAGGACTTTTACCGCTGGCTGATCATCGAATCCCCTCTCTTAGAAGAAGAGATCGGGCACAGGCTGGTGTTTTTACGCTCGGGCATCAGTGCCTATTTCAGGAGCGCTCTACCCAAGGATCCCGTCAACGAACCGTCGTTCCTATTCAACACCTGGATGGCGCTTTTACACTACTATCTGATTGAAAGAGCCCTCTTCGTGAAAGACAAACCCTTCATTGAACACGGTGGCGAGGAGCTCGTTAACCGTTACCTAAAACTCATCCACAACAAGGAAACTAGATGA
- a CDS encoding DUF5407 family protein — protein MADHESFQFDMLKSVINDAMKTAKEKLVEIKTKKSEEISIGQMFEMQFLMNNLSQLSEMTTSVVSAANASLMSMARAIKN, from the coding sequence ATGGCAGATCATGAGTCCTTTCAATTTGACATGTTGAAATCGGTCATTAATGACGCGATGAAGACGGCCAAAGAGAAACTTGTCGAAATTAAAACGAAAAAATCAGAAGAGATCAGCATCGGTCAGATGTTCGAGATGCAGTTTCTGATGAATAACCTCTCCCAGCTCTCTGAAATGACGACATCGGTCGTTTCCGCAGCGAATGCGTCGTTGATGAGCATGGCAAGAGCAATTAAGAACTAA
- the tal gene encoding transaldolase, which yields MSTLDSLSKSTVIVIDTGDIDAIKEFSPRDATTNPSLIMKAASKAEYKHLIDEAVEFGKKNAKGKDDVLHQILDKLFVNFGLEILKIIPGRVSTEVEARLSFDKEASLKKARHLIQLYEQAGIPRERVLIKLASTWEGAAAAKELEKEGIHCNMTLMFSLAQAIASSDAKATLVSPFVGRIYDWYKTNRPLDKIESPELDPGVISVANIYNYYKKHDIKTEVMGASFRYKEQITALSGCDLLTISPQLLKELKEAKDDAPKKLTVEAAKKLGSEKIEMEEKLFRWMMNEDPMATDKLAEGIRLFYQDTKKLVDFIKKTYQI from the coding sequence ATGAGCACACTGGACAGCTTAAGCAAATCGACCGTGATCGTGATCGACACCGGAGACATCGATGCCATTAAAGAGTTCTCTCCGCGGGATGCTACGACCAATCCCAGCCTGATTATGAAGGCTGCTTCCAAAGCTGAATACAAGCACCTCATCGACGAGGCTGTTGAGTTCGGTAAGAAAAATGCCAAAGGCAAAGACGATGTTCTCCATCAAATCTTAGATAAACTCTTCGTCAACTTCGGCCTTGAGATTCTGAAGATCATCCCCGGCAGGGTCTCGACCGAGGTGGAGGCACGGCTTTCCTTTGACAAAGAAGCGAGTTTGAAGAAAGCCCGTCACCTAATCCAACTCTATGAGCAGGCTGGCATACCGCGAGAGCGTGTATTGATCAAGCTAGCCTCCACGTGGGAGGGAGCCGCAGCGGCAAAAGAACTGGAAAAGGAAGGCATCCACTGCAATATGACCCTGATGTTTTCACTCGCGCAGGCAATCGCATCATCTGACGCCAAGGCAACGCTTGTCTCTCCCTTCGTTGGACGTATCTATGATTGGTACAAAACCAACAGACCTCTCGATAAAATCGAATCGCCCGAACTCGATCCCGGCGTCATCTCGGTCGCCAACATCTACAACTACTACAAAAAGCACGACATCAAGACAGAAGTGATGGGCGCATCTTTCCGCTACAAAGAGCAAATCACCGCACTCTCCGGCTGTGATCTCTTGACCATATCCCCTCAGCTGCTCAAGGAATTGAAAGAAGCAAAAGATGACGCGCCGAAAAAACTCACCGTCGAAGCAGCAAAAAAACTGGGTTCGGAAAAGATTGAGATGGAGGAGAAGCTGTTCCGCTGGATGATGAACGAAGATCCCATGGCCACGGATAAGCTCGCTGAGGGCATTCGCCTGTTCTATCAGGACACCAAAAAGCTGGTCGACTTCATCAAGAAGACATACCAGATCTAA
- a CDS encoding peptidoglycan amidohydrolase family protein, with protein sequence MQAIVDLQASASYKRQAFVEEAPSFADCLTSIHYIFKRALGFDLSVTFIGDMPRQLFSYSRLRYLKADSTTLQLGDILFVSSKKSKRMITHVALAVDKERVFHCSYDSGCAEVESLSTFFSKYEQRLTPQEMLRYIDYRNTALRAEQGGAFIKDSRQSLS encoded by the coding sequence TTGCAGGCTATTGTTGACCTGCAGGCGAGTGCCTCCTATAAGCGTCAGGCGTTTGTGGAGGAGGCGCCAAGTTTCGCCGACTGCTTAACTTCCATCCACTATATCTTTAAACGGGCGCTGGGGTTTGATCTCTCTGTCACCTTTATTGGTGATATGCCGAGGCAACTCTTCAGCTATAGCCGTCTCCGCTATCTAAAAGCCGATTCGACCACACTACAATTGGGAGATATCCTGTTTGTCTCAAGCAAAAAGAGCAAGCGGATGATCACACATGTGGCTTTGGCGGTGGATAAAGAGCGTGTGTTCCACTGTAGCTACGACTCCGGCTGCGCCGAGGTTGAAAGCCTTAGCACATTTTTTTCCAAGTATGAGCAGAGGCTTACGCCCCAGGAGATGCTGCGCTATATCGACTACAGGAACACAGCTCTCCGCGCGGAGCAAGGCGGGGCGTTCATAAAAGACAGTAGACAATCGTTGTCTTGA
- a CDS encoding MarR family winged helix-turn-helix transcriptional regulator: MSRHILRQHVGYWINKLRQRVHLRFEERLSAYDISIAAWCVLVSVYDDSARSINELSRYIEVDKASVSRLVDKLEKRGLLTHKEGGDKRSGVVALTKSGRELVPLLIEEAEENERQFFAMLSKEQMSSFKKIINLILHEKE, encoded by the coding sequence ATGAGTCGCCATATTCTTAGACAGCACGTGGGGTATTGGATCAACAAACTTCGACAGCGTGTTCATTTAAGGTTTGAAGAGCGTCTGTCGGCGTATGATATCTCAATCGCTGCCTGGTGTGTTCTCGTCTCTGTCTATGACGACAGTGCCCGGTCCATCAATGAACTTTCCCGCTATATCGAAGTGGACAAGGCTTCGGTGTCGAGACTGGTTGATAAACTGGAAAAGCGCGGACTTCTCACCCATAAGGAAGGAGGAGATAAGCGCTCAGGGGTGGTTGCCCTGACGAAGTCAGGGAGGGAGTTGGTGCCCCTTTTAATTGAAGAAGCTGAAGAGAACGAACGCCAGTTCTTCGCGATGCTTTCGAAAGAACAAATGTCTTCATTCAAGAAAATAATAAACCTAATCTTACATGAAAAGGAGTAA
- a CDS encoding DUF1398 family protein — protein sequence MEVLKKVLQESKENKWPYPKTFEAIKNAGVTSYTVHFEGYYSSTYTGSFGSYEEKGMEGYQPLTASKSFSQEGLRQAVIDHAVKQSHYLDFLKDATDSGATHYVVDMDKRTVTYYNLDESASYQEHVPQMA from the coding sequence ATGGAAGTTTTGAAAAAAGTGCTGCAAGAATCTAAAGAGAACAAATGGCCTTATCCCAAGACCTTTGAGGCGATCAAGAATGCTGGGGTTACCTCCTACACGGTTCACTTCGAGGGATATTACTCATCGACTTATACCGGGTCGTTTGGATCCTACGAAGAGAAGGGAATGGAGGGGTATCAGCCCTTGACGGCATCTAAGTCATTTTCTCAAGAGGGTTTAAGACAAGCCGTGATCGATCATGCCGTTAAACAGTCGCATTACCTCGATTTTTTAAAGGATGCAACCGATTCTGGGGCGACCCACTACGTTGTCGATATGGACAAACGCACAGTGACCTACTACAATCTTGATGAAAGCGCTAGCTATCAAGAGCATGTACCCCAAATGGCCTAA
- a CDS encoding YybH family protein, with the protein MHWRYYLPVSLLLLIAVACDKQGKGEESAILERTDQYKTAYNQKDIKAIGALWAQDGEFVRPDLGVIHEGRDAIEKAYSYAFAKGGDAKIELKVNNIAFPEPGSAVQSGVATLTKGGQEISKTVYKAVFEKNDGKWLIAKVSEIEQGDAPTNYEHLKELEWMIGNWIDEDEESENSLEFSWDRYKNFITQKFTLVSEGVFQLEGRQLIAWDPSQERIRSWVFDSDGGFGEGIWHKKGDSWVVETSHTLADGSKASATNIYTPIDKDTYRWESTGREVGGELLPDIEPVTVKRVKG; encoded by the coding sequence ATGCATTGGCGTTACTATCTACCGGTGTCGCTCCTCCTTCTTATCGCAGTGGCCTGCGACAAGCAGGGTAAAGGGGAAGAGTCGGCAATTCTGGAGAGAACCGATCAGTACAAGACGGCATACAATCAAAAGGATATTAAAGCGATTGGAGCCCTGTGGGCGCAAGACGGGGAGTTTGTCCGTCCTGATCTCGGCGTCATCCACGAGGGAAGGGATGCGATCGAAAAAGCATACTCCTACGCGTTTGCAAAGGGGGGAGATGCCAAAATCGAGCTGAAAGTGAACAACATCGCCTTTCCGGAACCAGGCAGCGCCGTTCAGTCGGGCGTTGCAACGTTGACCAAGGGCGGTCAGGAGATTTCAAAAACTGTCTATAAAGCAGTTTTCGAAAAAAACGATGGTAAGTGGCTGATTGCAAAAGTCAGCGAAATCGAGCAAGGCGATGCCCCCACTAACTATGAGCATTTAAAAGAGCTCGAGTGGATGATCGGGAATTGGATCGATGAAGATGAAGAATCTGAAAATTCCCTGGAGTTTTCCTGGGATCGCTACAAAAATTTTATCACCCAGAAATTCACACTCGTAAGTGAAGGGGTGTTCCAATTGGAGGGAAGGCAGTTGATCGCTTGGGATCCAAGTCAGGAACGCATCCGTTCCTGGGTATTTGATTCCGACGGAGGATTTGGCGAGGGAATCTGGCACAAGAAGGGCGATAGCTGGGTAGTTGAAACCTCCCACACTCTTGCCGATGGCAGCAAGGCTTCGGCCACGAATATCTACACTCCGATCGACAAAGACACTTATCGATGGGAATCAACCGGACGGGAAGTCGGCGGCGAGCTTTTGCCTGACATCGAGCCTGTGACGGTCAAAAGAGTAAAAGGGTAG
- a CDS encoding alpha-amylase family glycosyl hydrolase: protein MAKRELQKWIQRQFPENQFDPTKPIVTFIGRFDSKQKGLDKLEEAIDATQAAGGQFIVMGCLEDQNATKLLDSLQEKYKNTVLFIRDYKDANGRLHYQQGDQERPGCASLIRASSDFIYIPSKFEPCGLVQFEGWLFGSLAIGSDVGGLADTIISPEKDACAFNGYLFNRDDKKNCAANTIQRAIETFVTLSDCEKGALAKRLIEQGRQYSWTTSPVGLSPIDKYRLVYAQAKKLSSRRSQIQKPTANILERLNQIRNRIAPPHSKQRETNLKEEAYLKYLSSKNPQEEMLEKLFLDLPVDLRTQVPLPYGRTCKINLHKSLGAHQINRGFRFGLDAPNAKEVNLVLVAADGTEKKLPMIQDSKGIWRRKVIGISPGSFYQYEVNGVRKLDPYGKEVANHPAPENAPCSVAVKSNYRWKDAQWMKEQVKERPADKPISITEIHPLIWKKKKGGYLNYRELAPLLVEHCKNAGFTHVELMGILEHPDVRSWGYQVSGFFAPTNRMGSSDDFKFLVDHLHSNNIGVILDWIPAHFCRDSFGLAHLDGSNQYQPCGLSAFFAARTWLYQWGTYFFDFRKQNVRNFLYSSAMYWIKEMHIDGLRVDAVKSILLSENGNEGAKFFKNLNTQIHREFPHVMTIAEDYSSRIDTTSSPAVGGLGFDFKWNIGWKNHVLDYFSLAPHDRKKSYKTITKAVDSDKFHKMILAISHDDLQKSAKALIAKTPDLSNEDKYSNLRAFFGLLTGMPGKKLMFTGSEIGSDKAFDTLFDQENGLFDHAPSEIEEKNLLCLQKLNKIYKSERSLWESDDNGHDLVWIENDDPERRIHAYRRVSEKGGSVACIHNFSKEKAKNFFVPLQSKEIEKELQEEALLIKGEMNVSAPHHLIEFEKTQLELLSGYPHLIKSLKSQKLMDKYYSALFLKNEKLSKFLAQNHINMPAVSPREIFNSDSKEFGGSGICNENIEAVFDSTGKALGYRVQVPPLSTLFIKEQAYSPVASGAPASSAGPCHRGS from the coding sequence TTGGCTAAACGCGAGCTTCAAAAGTGGATTCAGAGACAATTCCCCGAAAATCAATTCGACCCCACAAAGCCCATCGTGACCTTTATAGGGAGATTTGATTCCAAACAAAAGGGGCTTGATAAACTTGAAGAGGCAATCGATGCAACACAAGCGGCGGGTGGGCAATTCATCGTCATGGGCTGTTTGGAAGATCAAAATGCTACCAAATTGCTTGACAGTTTGCAGGAAAAGTACAAAAACACAGTTCTTTTCATCAGAGATTATAAAGACGCAAACGGGCGTCTTCATTATCAGCAAGGCGATCAGGAACGCCCGGGTTGTGCCTCTCTCATCAGAGCGTCTTCAGATTTCATTTATATCCCCTCCAAGTTCGAGCCTTGCGGTCTTGTCCAGTTTGAAGGCTGGCTCTTTGGATCGCTGGCAATCGGATCTGACGTAGGAGGTCTTGCTGACACTATTATCTCGCCGGAAAAGGACGCATGTGCCTTTAACGGTTATCTTTTCAATAGGGATGACAAGAAAAATTGTGCGGCTAATACGATTCAACGAGCCATCGAAACTTTTGTCACTCTCTCGGATTGTGAAAAAGGAGCCCTAGCCAAGCGGTTGATCGAACAAGGAAGACAATATAGCTGGACCACATCCCCTGTCGGCCTCTCCCCGATCGATAAATATCGGTTGGTCTATGCGCAAGCCAAAAAACTATCCTCAAGACGCTCTCAGATTCAGAAGCCTACCGCAAACATTCTGGAAAGACTGAATCAAATCAGAAACAGAATAGCTCCCCCTCACTCCAAGCAAAGAGAAACCAACCTCAAGGAAGAGGCCTATTTAAAGTATTTGAGCTCTAAGAATCCGCAAGAAGAGATGCTTGAAAAGCTGTTTTTGGATCTTCCTGTTGATTTACGCACTCAAGTTCCCTTGCCATACGGACGAACATGCAAGATCAACCTTCACAAATCCCTCGGCGCTCACCAGATAAATAGAGGCTTTAGGTTCGGGCTTGATGCTCCGAATGCAAAAGAAGTCAACTTAGTTCTCGTAGCCGCAGATGGAACTGAAAAGAAGCTACCCATGATCCAAGATTCCAAAGGCATTTGGAGGCGCAAAGTTATAGGGATCTCCCCAGGGAGCTTCTATCAATACGAAGTCAATGGCGTCAGGAAACTTGATCCATACGGGAAAGAAGTGGCCAATCATCCTGCGCCGGAAAATGCGCCTTGCTCTGTAGCAGTTAAGAGCAACTACAGGTGGAAAGATGCGCAATGGATGAAAGAGCAGGTAAAGGAGCGACCTGCCGATAAGCCAATCAGCATCACCGAGATCCACCCCCTCATTTGGAAGAAAAAAAAGGGCGGGTATTTAAATTACCGGGAACTGGCCCCTCTTCTTGTTGAACACTGCAAAAATGCAGGCTTCACCCATGTCGAACTGATGGGAATCTTAGAGCACCCTGACGTACGTTCGTGGGGGTACCAGGTATCGGGATTTTTTGCGCCCACCAACAGAATGGGATCTTCTGATGATTTTAAATTTCTTGTGGATCACCTGCATAGCAACAATATTGGCGTCATACTCGATTGGATTCCCGCTCATTTTTGCCGAGACAGTTTTGGACTTGCGCATCTCGATGGCAGCAACCAGTATCAACCCTGTGGCCTTTCCGCCTTTTTCGCTGCCAGAACCTGGCTGTACCAATGGGGAACCTATTTCTTCGATTTTCGCAAACAGAACGTGCGAAATTTCCTATATTCAAGTGCCATGTACTGGATAAAGGAAATGCATATCGATGGACTAAGGGTAGACGCTGTGAAATCGATTCTACTCAGCGAAAACGGTAATGAAGGCGCAAAATTTTTCAAAAATTTGAATACCCAGATCCACCGTGAATTCCCACACGTTATGACTATAGCGGAAGACTACTCCAGCAGAATAGACACCACTTCATCCCCGGCAGTCGGAGGACTGGGCTTCGACTTCAAATGGAATATCGGCTGGAAAAATCATGTGCTCGACTACTTCTCGTTAGCTCCTCATGACAGAAAAAAATCCTATAAAACGATTACCAAAGCAGTAGACTCAGATAAATTTCACAAAATGATCCTGGCTATCTCGCACGATGATCTTCAAAAAAGCGCGAAGGCGCTCATCGCCAAAACGCCTGATCTCAGCAATGAGGACAAATACAGTAACCTGAGAGCCTTTTTTGGTTTGCTGACGGGAATGCCGGGAAAAAAGCTGATGTTTACGGGGTCTGAAATAGGATCCGATAAAGCGTTTGACACTCTTTTTGATCAGGAAAACGGACTTTTCGACCATGCTCCTAGCGAGATAGAAGAAAAAAACCTGTTATGCCTGCAAAAGCTCAACAAAATCTACAAGAGCGAACGGTCTCTTTGGGAAAGTGATGACAACGGCCACGATCTGGTCTGGATAGAAAATGATGATCCGGAAAGGCGCATCCACGCCTACAGAAGGGTTTCTGAGAAAGGTGGATCTGTCGCTTGCATCCATAACTTTTCAAAGGAAAAAGCGAAAAATTTCTTCGTTCCCCTTCAGAGCAAAGAGATCGAAAAGGAACTTCAAGAAGAGGCTCTTTTGATAAAAGGAGAGATGAATGTTTCAGCCCCCCATCATTTGATCGAATTTGAAAAAACGCAACTCGAGCTATTAAGTGGTTACCCACACCTCATCAAGAGCCTTAAATCGCAAAAGCTAATGGATAAATATTATTCAGCTCTTTTCTTAAAAAATGAGAAGCTGAGCAAATTTTTGGCGCAAAATCACATCAACATGCCTGCTGTCTCGCCTAGGGAAATTTTCAACTCGGACAGCAAAGAATTCGGCGGTTCAGGCATTTGCAATGAAAATATAGAGGCTGTGTTTGATTCAACTGGGAAGGCGCTCGGATATAGAGTCCAAGTTCCTCCCCTCAGCACACTATTTATCAAGGAGCAGGCTTACTCTCCTGTTGCTTCAGGCGCACCAGCGTCATCTGCTGGACCCTGCCATCGGGGAAGTTGA
- a CDS encoding glycogen/starch synthase — protein MYAPPETQVEMTAQNFDIWLTKLSALKDAYGMSALDQLSELYKKKCNVLFEITRLRVLQNKLSSKELNESVEELTKEFIDTTKTYPPHAEIERETLGSIISNALASLEENTLSKIDSLVKDLINSVYDEFALHQVSAERLLPLIPKEEIAKPLSVTMIGAEFTGFVKEGGLAEALEGMTKGLKAQNQENKVRVILPNFSTFPASIKEKISLNPPLNFQTAEGVEYSVSILNQDGIDFYLINHPCFKLKGEKASIYGPDDETVKRRFVTFTNLAADLAKRTPTDVIHLHDWHVAGVALKLKKENPKNWKTGTVPPIVFTYHNNSRGAQGRLSSSGIYNYDSVVQGLIEAGIASEKVNVFAEVLKVADCVTTVSETFAIESQEVETGEGVSFAVREAARMGKLTGIINGSNPHSWNPEEDNTLKHWRGSDGSEIDLSYHPNLSPLKISSKKIFG, from the coding sequence ATGTACGCCCCGCCCGAGACCCAAGTAGAAATGACCGCCCAAAACTTCGACATTTGGCTTACAAAACTATCCGCATTAAAAGACGCCTATGGAATGAGTGCGCTTGATCAGTTATCGGAACTTTACAAAAAGAAGTGCAACGTATTATTTGAAATCACCCGATTGAGAGTTCTACAGAACAAGCTGTCTTCTAAGGAACTAAATGAGTCTGTCGAAGAATTAACCAAAGAATTTATTGACACCACCAAGACTTACCCTCCCCACGCCGAGATCGAAAGAGAAACTCTAGGATCGATAATTTCCAATGCCTTGGCCTCATTAGAAGAAAACACCCTCTCAAAAATCGATTCGCTCGTAAAAGACCTAATAAATAGCGTTTACGATGAATTTGCCCTACACCAAGTTTCAGCTGAAAGACTCCTCCCGCTAATCCCTAAAGAAGAGATAGCAAAGCCCCTCAGTGTGACAATGATTGGAGCTGAGTTTACAGGTTTTGTTAAAGAAGGAGGTCTTGCCGAGGCTCTAGAAGGCATGACAAAAGGTTTAAAAGCACAAAATCAAGAAAACAAAGTACGAGTAATCCTCCCAAACTTCAGCACCTTCCCTGCTTCCATAAAGGAGAAAATATCGCTTAATCCCCCGCTTAATTTTCAAACAGCAGAGGGAGTGGAATATTCTGTCTCCATACTCAACCAGGATGGAATTGATTTCTATTTGATCAATCATCCCTGCTTCAAGCTCAAAGGTGAAAAGGCCAGCATCTACGGCCCTGACGATGAAACGGTAAAAAGGCGCTTCGTTACCTTCACAAACCTTGCTGCTGACTTGGCTAAACGCACCCCTACTGACGTAATTCACCTGCATGACTGGCACGTTGCAGGAGTAGCACTCAAATTAAAGAAAGAAAATCCAAAAAACTGGAAAACCGGAACTGTCCCCCCCATTGTTTTCACCTATCACAATAACTCAAGAGGTGCTCAAGGAAGGCTTTCATCGAGTGGAATTTATAATTACGACTCTGTCGTTCAAGGTTTAATCGAAGCAGGCATCGCGAGCGAGAAGGTCAACGTATTTGCTGAAGTACTTAAAGTTGCTGACTGCGTGACAACCGTTTCTGAAACATTTGCCATCGAAAGTCAGGAGGTCGAAACGGGAGAAGGGGTATCTTTCGCTGTGCGTGAAGCTGCCAGGATGGGCAAGTTAACGGGGATCATCAACGGAAGCAACCCTCACAGCTGGAATCCAGAGGAGGACAATACGCTCAAGCACTGGAGAGGCTCCGATGGAAGTGAAATTGATTTAAGCTATCATCCGAATCTTTCACCATTGAAAATTTCATCAAAAAAAATCTTTGGCTAA